One Megalops cyprinoides isolate fMegCyp1 chromosome 4, fMegCyp1.pri, whole genome shotgun sequence genomic window carries:
- the srp19 gene encoding signal recognition particle 19 kDa protein codes for MAHLTKNPANKERFMCLYPAYLNSKKTLAEGRRIPIEKAVENPTCAEIRDVLAAAGVNVEVENKMYPREWNRDVQFRDRVRVQLKKEDGSLCNEKFSSRKDVMFYVAEMIPKLKTRTQKSGGGDTNAQQGEGGKKGKKKKK; via the exons ATGGCACATTTAACTAAAAACCCTGCCAACAAAGAAAG GTTTATGTGTTTATATCCCGCATACCTCAACAGTAAGAAGACACTAGCCGAAGGAAGAAGAATACCCATTGAAAAG GCAGTGGAAAACCCCACATGTGCTGAAATCCGAGACGTTCTGGCGGCAGCAGGAGTGAATGTTGAAGTCGAG AACAAGATGTACCCTAGAGAGTGGAACAGGGATGTGCAGTTCAGAGACCGAGTCCGTGTGCAGCTGAAGAAGGAGGATGGAAGCCTGTGTAATGAGAAGTTCTCATCAC GTAAAGATGTGATGTTCTACGTGGCCGAGATGATCCCCAAACTTAAGACAAGGACACAAAAGAGTGGGGGCGGGGACACCAACGCACAGCAAGGAGAGGGGGGCAAGAAgggcaagaagaagaagaagtag